The following coding sequences lie in one Hyphobacterium sp. CCMP332 genomic window:
- a CDS encoding peroxiredoxin gives MSTLSEGMKAPEFHMPTDGGGEVRLSELAGKTVVLYFYPKDSTPGCTTEAIDFSALKKDFDAANAVVVGVSRDSVKRHDNFKTKNELDVILGADLDGKVTEDYGVWVEKSLYGRKYMGIQRATFLIDSQGLIRNIWPKVKVKGHAADVLAAAQSLSD, from the coding sequence ATGAGCACGTTAAGCGAAGGCATGAAAGCCCCAGAATTCCATATGCCAACGGATGGTGGCGGTGAAGTCAGATTGTCGGAACTCGCGGGCAAAACGGTTGTCCTTTATTTCTATCCCAAAGACTCCACGCCGGGATGCACAACCGAGGCCATCGACTTCTCTGCGCTGAAAAAAGACTTCGATGCCGCGAATGCCGTTGTCGTCGGTGTGTCACGCGACAGCGTCAAACGGCACGATAATTTCAAGACCAAGAATGAACTGGACGTGATCCTGGGCGCTGATCTGGATGGCAAGGTGACCGAGGACTACGGCGTCTGGGTCGAGAAGAGCCTGTATGGCCGCAAATATATGGGAATCCAGCGCGCAACCTTTCTGATTGATTCGCAAGGTTTAATTCGAAATATCTGGCCAAAGGTCAAAGTAAAGGGCCATGCAGCGGACGTTCTCGCCGCAGCACAATCGCTTTCTGACTGA
- a CDS encoding AsmA-like C-terminal region-containing protein, which produces MIRRSFRFLVIYALEAIAVLFAVTLFAGGALIWRLSQGPMELDFLLADAQSRLAEAFEGDLVSLTSLEARFDTDSGLLIIAAREVTVAETGGNLITRAPLIEAGFGLDALLNGQIAPTSVTIEGGAVSIVRRADGAVGAGLGSPARVAEDARPAGSDRNVDAVLELLRNPDDNALLGRLTRVSIHSASVRVVDEVNELDWYIDQAELRLDRDTTRLQAELSGRFATTAGFAPVAMRLEAGADLNTFLFEARAENLSPRAIAPLFGPFARAGDINAPISVEMFASASRSEGIRAASLNLNVGAGQLGRGPSAQAIRGLTAIIEYEPIDGAIRINELNIDADRLTTRMTGRIFDMREFDDAFPRRWNYDLSIGPGRLDLGGVFEAPPEWAGVELSGQMNARNIEISFERLDAEIGPITARLIGLARLRQVEDGSWLPDIQLTGPVEGDVPPDLVLRYWPVELADGARRWIEESIISARVFDAHLELDLNAEALVEKRLADERMTLTFGFEDAAFRYISTMTPMTRARGRATLFGNSFVLNLDRGFIGETPVRNGYVDIPYLNPRGALATFGGEATAGAQAVLALIDEPPLNLVSSYGLDPQAVTGQGDVQFEIQRPMLEDVPVEDIGFDIRAEFADVSMDTGIRDLVLSNGDVLVTATPQALEISGTAELAGTEARIRWVESLGLPDGEPSTALEMDARLDPVTLDRLGIPLRRYLDGSIDVRLQTLGEAFAFDTVTMAADLRAARVEWPGGLFIKPDGEPALAEAELRFDDTGTVNIERFLMEADGLSAAASAQFGSDGRLLAADVSRLFLDGFVDAAGSATRPQGPDGPLAFTLTGPFFNATDLLPGLTDFSGAGGAPPPLGLSVVFDAVQVTDATRYNDVRLDWQSDAAEGELLTVRANTPAGDFALDLASEIGGRREIALNTADFGEFLRLLDLYDNVAGGTLSVTGSTPPPGTQGRTEFHIESGAFNLIRMPVLARVLAAGSLPGLAALLSGDEGISFDVLQADIVIEDGNINISEARANGPSLGVTTDGTINMVEDRLALDGVLAPSYGLNSFVGNLPLVGEVLVSRPGEGVIGITFSAEGPFDQPTVIANPLSVLAPGLLRRLFEGSAADRERARQAEEDNIENAAPVETLPEAMPESEPAIQPDAGDGEPEITLEPQGDAADETTDDGPDN; this is translated from the coding sequence ATGATCAGGCGTTCCTTCCGGTTCCTTGTGATTTACGCGCTGGAAGCGATTGCCGTTCTGTTTGCCGTGACATTGTTTGCTGGCGGAGCTTTGATCTGGCGGTTGTCGCAAGGCCCGATGGAACTCGATTTCCTTTTGGCGGATGCGCAGTCGCGTCTGGCTGAGGCATTCGAGGGCGACCTTGTTTCGCTAACGTCTCTGGAAGCGCGTTTCGATACCGATTCAGGATTGTTGATCATTGCGGCACGCGAAGTGACCGTCGCGGAGACGGGCGGAAACCTGATCACCCGCGCACCCCTTATAGAAGCCGGGTTCGGACTTGATGCCTTGCTTAATGGCCAGATTGCCCCGACCAGCGTCACGATCGAGGGTGGGGCGGTCTCTATTGTCCGCCGAGCAGATGGGGCGGTGGGTGCTGGCCTGGGATCGCCGGCGCGGGTTGCTGAAGATGCGCGCCCCGCCGGTAGCGATCGTAATGTCGATGCCGTACTCGAACTCCTCCGCAATCCCGATGACAATGCACTGCTCGGACGTCTGACACGTGTGTCTATTCATTCGGCATCGGTCCGTGTTGTCGATGAGGTCAATGAACTGGACTGGTATATCGATCAGGCCGAATTGCGGCTCGATCGCGACACCACACGGCTTCAGGCCGAACTGTCGGGCCGGTTTGCCACAACCGCCGGGTTTGCCCCCGTCGCCATGCGCCTTGAAGCGGGCGCTGATCTCAACACATTCCTGTTTGAAGCGCGGGCCGAGAATCTGTCACCACGCGCGATCGCGCCGCTTTTCGGTCCCTTTGCCAGGGCGGGGGACATCAATGCGCCGATTTCCGTTGAAATGTTCGCCAGCGCGTCGCGGAGCGAGGGTATCCGCGCCGCCAGCCTGAATTTGAATGTTGGCGCGGGGCAGTTGGGGCGCGGCCCATCGGCGCAGGCTATTCGCGGGCTGACGGCCATTATCGAATACGAGCCGATTGATGGCGCGATCAGGATCAACGAACTGAACATTGATGCAGACCGTCTGACGACGCGGATGACCGGGCGTATCTTCGATATGCGCGAGTTTGACGATGCCTTTCCGCGGCGATGGAATTACGATCTCAGCATTGGCCCCGGGCGGCTGGATCTCGGCGGCGTCTTCGAAGCGCCGCCGGAATGGGCCGGCGTTGAACTTTCCGGCCAGATGAATGCCCGTAATATCGAGATCAGCTTTGAGCGCCTCGATGCCGAGATCGGACCCATCACGGCGCGGCTGATCGGCTTGGCCCGATTGCGTCAGGTGGAAGACGGAAGCTGGCTGCCCGATATCCAGTTGACAGGCCCTGTGGAGGGAGATGTGCCGCCGGATCTGGTCTTGCGCTACTGGCCAGTGGAACTTGCCGATGGCGCCCGCCGCTGGATTGAAGAGTCGATCATTTCGGCGAGGGTTTTTGATGCCCATCTGGAGTTGGATCTGAACGCAGAAGCGCTCGTCGAAAAGCGTCTTGCCGATGAGAGAATGACGCTCACCTTCGGTTTCGAAGACGCCGCCTTCCGCTATATCTCGACGATGACGCCGATGACGCGGGCCCGCGGCCGGGCGACGCTGTTCGGCAATTCCTTTGTTCTGAACCTGGACCGCGGCTTCATCGGCGAAACGCCGGTTCGCAATGGTTATGTCGATATTCCCTATCTTAATCCCCGTGGCGCGCTGGCAACATTCGGCGGTGAAGCCACGGCGGGCGCTCAAGCGGTTCTCGCGCTGATTGACGAGCCGCCGCTGAATCTGGTGTCGAGCTATGGGCTTGATCCGCAGGCCGTTACCGGCCAGGGCGACGTGCAGTTCGAAATCCAGCGTCCCATGCTGGAAGATGTCCCTGTTGAAGATATCGGTTTTGATATTCGCGCCGAGTTTGCCGATGTCTCGATGGACACCGGCATCCGCGATCTCGTTCTGTCCAATGGTGACGTGCTTGTTACCGCCACACCACAAGCCCTGGAAATCTCTGGCACGGCTGAACTGGCGGGAACAGAGGCCCGAATTCGTTGGGTCGAAAGCCTCGGTCTGCCTGACGGCGAACCCTCTACCGCGCTGGAGATGGATGCGCGTCTGGATCCGGTGACGCTGGACCGTTTGGGCATTCCACTGCGCCGCTATCTGGATGGAAGTATCGATGTTCGCCTCCAGACACTTGGCGAGGCATTTGCGTTTGACACCGTGACGATGGCCGCTGATTTGCGCGCAGCTCGGGTTGAATGGCCCGGCGGGTTGTTCATCAAACCGGACGGCGAGCCGGCACTTGCCGAGGCCGAATTGCGCTTTGACGATACCGGCACTGTGAACATCGAACGATTCCTGATGGAGGCGGACGGTCTGTCGGCGGCAGCATCAGCACAATTCGGCAGTGATGGACGCCTTCTGGCGGCGGATGTGTCGCGCCTGTTTCTGGACGGATTTGTTGATGCGGCGGGCAGTGCCACCCGCCCGCAGGGGCCTGATGGTCCGCTGGCCTTCACCCTGACCGGCCCGTTTTTCAATGCGACGGACTTGTTGCCGGGCTTGACGGATTTCTCGGGTGCTGGCGGCGCGCCGCCTCCGCTCGGTCTGTCTGTTGTTTTTGACGCGGTGCAGGTGACGGATGCGACGCGCTATAACGACGTGCGTCTGGACTGGCAGTCCGACGCGGCAGAGGGCGAGTTGCTGACTGTCCGGGCCAATACACCGGCGGGTGATTTTGCCCTCGATCTTGCCTCGGAAATTGGCGGACGGCGGGAAATTGCTTTGAATACGGCTGATTTTGGCGAGTTTCTGCGGCTGCTGGATCTGTATGACAATGTGGCGGGCGGCACGCTCAGCGTGACGGGCTCCACGCCGCCGCCGGGAACACAGGGGCGCACCGAATTTCATATCGAGTCCGGCGCTTTCAACCTGATCCGGATGCCGGTTCTCGCCCGGGTGCTGGCAGCGGGCTCGCTGCCCGGGCTGGCGGCGCTGCTCAGTGGTGACGAGGGCATCTCCTTTGATGTGCTTCAGGCGGACATCGTGATTGAAGACGGCAATATCAACATTTCCGAGGCGCGCGCGAATGGCCCCTCGCTGGGGGTCACCACGGACGGCACCATCAATATGGTCGAGGATCGCCTGGCTCTGGATGGTGTGCTCGCCCCGTCCTATGGTCTCAATTCCTTCGTCGGAAATCTGCCGCTTGTGGGGGAGGTGCTGGTATCGCGTCCGGGCGAAGGCGTTATCGGCATCACGTTCTCGGCGGAAGGGCCATTCGATCAACCGACGGTCATCGCCAATCCGCTCTCTGTCCTTGCACCGGGCCTGCTGCGCCGCCTGTTTGAAGGCTCCGCAGCTGATCGCGAGCGCGCGCGTCAAGCTGAGGAAGATAACATCGAAAACGCGGCCCCGGTTGAAACCTTGCCCGAAGCAATGCCGGAATCCGAACCCGCTATTCAGCCGGATGCCGGTGACGGCGAGCCCGAGATCACGCTTGAACCACAGGGCGATGCTGCGGACGAAACCACGGACGACGGGCCGGATAACTAG
- the tyrS gene encoding tyrosine--tRNA ligase: MTEYKSDLIKTLVSRGYLNQATDIEGLDEAAASQPVTGYIGFDITADSLHVGSLVQIMMLRRMQQAGHKPIILVGTGTTKIGDPSGKDQSRKMQTDADIAANKVGILKAFGKLLTIGDGPTDAIVVDNDEWLSKFGYLEFLREYGPHFTINRMMTFESVKLRLEREQPLTFLEFNYMLLQAVDFLELSRRYNCTLQLGGGDQWGNIINGVELCRRIDQKPVFGFTTPLITTASGAKMGKSESGAVWLNDDRLSPYEYWQFWRNTEDADVGRFLRLFTDVPLGEIAELETAEGAELNQVKVRLANEATAMLHGAKAAKEAEETARATFASGGSGGALPSFEIDTAALSDGVPVLSLLTGAGFADSNGEAKRLVKGGGVRVNGEVVADPQAVVTTKDLVDGAIKVSAGKKRHALGKLA; the protein is encoded by the coding sequence ATGACCGAATACAAGTCCGATCTTATCAAAACGCTGGTTTCCCGCGGATATCTCAATCAGGCGACTGACATAGAGGGGCTCGATGAGGCGGCCGCAAGCCAGCCGGTCACAGGCTATATCGGCTTTGATATCACGGCTGACTCCCTTCATGTCGGCTCCCTCGTGCAGATCATGATGCTGCGCCGCATGCAACAGGCGGGGCACAAACCGATCATTCTTGTAGGCACCGGTACCACCAAGATCGGCGATCCGTCGGGCAAGGACCAGTCGCGCAAGATGCAGACAGACGCAGACATTGCTGCGAACAAGGTCGGGATTCTGAAGGCCTTCGGCAAACTGCTGACCATCGGCGACGGGCCCACCGATGCGATCGTGGTCGACAATGACGAGTGGCTTTCCAAATTCGGCTATCTGGAATTTCTGCGCGAATACGGCCCCCATTTTACCATCAACCGCATGATGACGTTTGAATCCGTGAAATTGCGGCTGGAGCGCGAACAGCCGCTCACCTTCCTCGAATTCAACTACATGCTCTTGCAGGCGGTCGATTTCCTGGAATTGTCACGCCGCTATAATTGCACGCTGCAGCTCGGCGGCGGCGACCAATGGGGCAATATTATCAATGGTGTCGAGCTTTGCCGGCGGATCGATCAGAAGCCGGTCTTCGGTTTTACCACACCGCTGATCACCACAGCGTCCGGCGCGAAGATGGGCAAGAGCGAATCCGGTGCCGTCTGGCTGAATGATGACCGTCTCAGCCCCTACGAATACTGGCAATTCTGGCGCAATACCGAGGATGCCGATGTCGGCCGCTTCCTGCGGCTCTTCACCGATGTCCCGCTGGGCGAGATCGCAGAGCTGGAAACAGCCGAAGGCGCCGAGCTCAATCAGGTCAAGGTCCGCCTTGCCAACGAAGCCACCGCCATGCTGCATGGTGCAAAGGCGGCGAAAGAGGCAGAGGAAACCGCGAGGGCTACCTTTGCGTCCGGCGGCAGCGGCGGCGCCTTGCCGTCATTCGAAATCGACACTGCAGCGCTTTCAGACGGCGTTCCGGTGCTCTCTCTGCTCACCGGAGCCGGATTTGCTGATTCCAACGGCGAAGCCAAACGTCTGGTCAAGGGCGGCGGTGTCCGGGTGAATGGCGAGGTCGTGGCCGACCCACAAGCCGTCGTGACAACGAAGGACCTGGTGGATGGCGCGATCAAGGTGTCCGCCGGGAAAAAGCGCCACGCGCTGGGAAAGCTCGCCTGA
- a CDS encoding anhydro-N-acetylmuramic acid kinase, with product MYRVIGLMSGTSLDGVDAALIETDGGLWITPVAGAEQPYSKAERARLQAAVDAALKWKFEGPEPAEFADAETALTEAHARAVEGVIAAAGLTAGDIDLVGFHGQTVLHRAPNTERKGATRQIGDGEALARQLGIDVVYDLRSADVAAGGHGAPLATLYHDALFKRDKLDGPVAVLNLGGVANVSWLGEGDPVAFDTGPASGLLDAWCEETIGETCDRNGALAARGTVDESALSTLMAHPYFALTPPKSLDRWDFSLDPVRGLSPEDGAATLTAFTAQTVADAISGMGQPQRILATGGGRKNPVMTAAIAERLGHAVEPVEAVNWNGDLMEAQAFAWLAVRSLKGLPLSLPSTTGVPVPVTGGRLAKAA from the coding sequence ATGTATCGCGTGATCGGATTGATGAGTGGCACGTCTCTGGACGGCGTCGATGCGGCGCTGATTGAGACCGATGGCGGCCTGTGGATCACCCCGGTGGCCGGCGCCGAGCAGCCTTATTCAAAGGCTGAACGCGCGCGCCTGCAAGCCGCCGTCGATGCGGCGCTCAAGTGGAAGTTTGAAGGTCCGGAACCGGCCGAATTCGCCGACGCGGAAACAGCCCTGACCGAGGCGCATGCGCGCGCTGTGGAAGGTGTCATCGCGGCAGCAGGGCTGACAGCCGGTGATATCGATCTGGTCGGCTTTCATGGCCAGACGGTTTTGCATCGCGCGCCAAACACAGAGCGCAAGGGTGCCACACGTCAGATTGGTGATGGCGAAGCGCTGGCCAGGCAATTGGGGATTGATGTCGTCTATGATCTGCGCAGCGCGGATGTCGCGGCCGGTGGCCACGGCGCACCTCTGGCGACGCTCTATCATGATGCCTTGTTCAAACGCGACAAGCTGGACGGTCCGGTCGCGGTTCTGAATCTGGGCGGTGTCGCCAACGTGTCCTGGCTGGGCGAGGGGGATCCGGTTGCCTTTGATACCGGGCCCGCCAGTGGCCTTCTCGACGCCTGGTGCGAAGAAACGATTGGCGAAACCTGTGACCGTAACGGTGCTCTGGCGGCGCGTGGCACGGTCGACGAATCCGCGCTGTCCACTTTGATGGCGCATCCCTATTTTGCGCTGACCCCGCCCAAATCGCTGGATCGCTGGGATTTCTCGCTGGATCCGGTGCGCGGCCTGTCGCCGGAAGACGGAGCGGCCACGCTGACGGCCTTCACGGCCCAGACGGTGGCCGATGCGATTTCCGGGATGGGACAGCCGCAACGCATTCTGGCGACCGGGGGCGGCCGCAAGAACCCGGTCATGACGGCTGCCATCGCCGAGCGGCTGGGCCATGCCGTCGAGCCGGTCGAAGCGGTGAACTGGAATGGCGATCTCATGGAGGCGCAGGCCTTTGCCTGGCTGGCCGTGAGGTCACTGAAGGGATTGCCGCTCAGCCTGCCGTCGACAACCGGTGTCCCGGTGCCGGTGACAGGTGGACGTCTGGCGAAAGCGGCCTAG
- a CDS encoding alpha/beta hydrolase, whose protein sequence is MPDVIIPGPEGRLEGRYSPGEESNAPIALICHAHPLGGGNMENHTSVMMYDIFRKRGFATLRFNFRGVGRSQGSYDQGLGELSDAATVLDWVQAYNSNAPFSWVAGHSFGAWVGMQLLMRRPEVGGFISVAPPTNMYDFNFLAPCPASGIIIHGSDDKIVPYDDMERMMSKVRVQKGIVIEREEVPGAGHMFANHLEELEQRIEAYLDRRLPLVFEERKAVRPRR, encoded by the coding sequence ATGCCTGACGTCATCATCCCCGGCCCGGAAGGGCGCCTTGAAGGCCGCTATTCACCGGGTGAAGAAAGCAATGCGCCCATCGCCCTTATCTGCCATGCGCACCCGCTGGGTGGTGGCAATATGGAAAACCATACCTCGGTGATGATGTATGACATTTTCCGCAAGCGCGGCTTTGCGACTCTGCGGTTCAATTTCCGCGGTGTCGGCCGCAGCCAGGGCAGCTATGATCAGGGTCTGGGCGAGTTGTCAGATGCGGCCACCGTGCTCGACTGGGTGCAGGCCTATAACAGCAATGCCCCTTTCAGCTGGGTCGCCGGCCATTCCTTCGGTGCCTGGGTCGGCATGCAGCTTTTGATGCGCCGCCCGGAAGTGGGTGGTTTCATCTCGGTGGCCCCGCCCACCAATATGTATGATTTCAACTTCCTCGCTCCCTGCCCCGCGTCCGGCATCATCATTCACGGCTCGGACGACAAGATCGTGCCCTATGACGACATGGAACGCATGATGAGCAAGGTCCGGGTCCAGAAGGGCATTGTGATCGAGCGCGAGGAAGTGCCGGGTGCCGGCCACATGTTCGCCAATCATCTTGAAGAACTGGAACAGCGGATCGAGGCCTATCTCGACCGCCGCCTGCCCCTCGTCTTCGAGGAACGCAAGGCGGTTCGTCCGCGCCGCTAG
- a CDS encoding Rrf2 family transcriptional regulator translates to MKLSTKGRYAVMAMADLARKSVRRPVTLADIASRQSISLSYLEQLFARLRKAELVESVRGPGGGYSLARAAEEIRIFDIMSAVDESVDVTRCEGEAKGCMDDGRRCITHDLWDELSRHIYLFLGSITLEDVIAGRVMGSARGANEHAADAIAAE, encoded by the coding sequence ATGAAGTTAAGCACTAAAGGCCGATATGCGGTTATGGCAATGGCAGATCTGGCCCGCAAATCCGTGCGGAGGCCGGTGACTCTGGCCGACATCGCCTCGCGTCAATCCATTTCGTTATCCTATCTCGAACAATTGTTCGCCCGGCTGCGTAAAGCCGAGCTGGTCGAATCGGTTCGCGGTCCCGGCGGCGGATATTCATTGGCCCGGGCGGCCGAGGAAATCCGCATTTTCGATATCATGTCGGCGGTCGATGAAAGCGTCGACGTTACACGCTGCGAAGGTGAGGCCAAGGGCTGTATGGATGACGGCCGCCGCTGTATCACCCATGATCTGTGGGATGAGTTGAGTCGTCATATTTACCTGTTTCTCGGCTCCATTACGTTGGAAGACGTTATAGCCGGACGGGTCATGGGCTCCGCTCGCGGCGCGAATGAACATGCGGCAGACGCAATCGCCGCCGAATAA
- a CDS encoding cysteine desulfurase family protein, whose amino-acid sequence MAVYLDHNATTPVRPEARQALLDAMDRGGNASAVHTSGRGARAILEHARLSIARSVCAQPNDIIFTAGGTEADNLAIEGAVRGGGVTRIIHTVSEHEAVARYAETTDRPVELWPIRRDGIADLDWLKARLAELGEGETVLVCLHAANNETGVIQPFAEAGQMIREAGGLFHIDAVQALGKIPFDFAASGAHYAAVSAHKVGGPQGVGALILACDAPFSVPKRGGGQEKGRRSGTENVPGAYAFAKALEACLADPDKWKQIEIWRDRLESQLQEMDPSICFLGKNAPRTPNTSAICLPGWEGGMQVIALDLSGICVSSGSACSSGKTGVSKTWSSMMCEKTANCTIRVSLGWNSTEADVEAFVKAWSAEFARVKPRLKEIA is encoded by the coding sequence ATGGCAGTCTATCTCGATCATAATGCGACAACGCCGGTGCGCCCCGAGGCGCGCCAGGCTCTGCTCGACGCCATGGATCGCGGTGGAAATGCGTCTGCCGTTCATACGTCCGGACGTGGTGCGCGCGCGATTCTTGAACATGCGCGCCTGTCGATTGCCCGGTCTGTCTGCGCCCAGCCGAATGACATCATCTTCACCGCCGGCGGCACCGAAGCCGACAATCTGGCGATCGAGGGGGCCGTGCGCGGTGGCGGGGTGACCCGCATCATCCACACGGTCAGCGAACACGAAGCCGTGGCCCGTTATGCGGAGACCACGGACCGTCCGGTCGAGCTGTGGCCGATCCGGCGGGACGGCATTGCTGATCTCGACTGGCTGAAAGCGCGTCTGGCCGAACTGGGTGAGGGTGAAACCGTTCTGGTCTGCCTGCATGCGGCCAATAACGAGACCGGCGTGATCCAGCCCTTTGCCGAGGCCGGGCAGATGATCCGCGAAGCGGGCGGGCTGTTCCACATTGATGCCGTGCAGGCGCTCGGCAAAATCCCCTTCGATTTTGCCGCCTCCGGCGCCCATTATGCGGCGGTTTCGGCACACAAGGTCGGCGGGCCGCAGGGGGTGGGGGCTTTAATCCTCGCCTGCGACGCCCCATTTAGTGTTCCCAAGCGGGGTGGTGGTCAGGAAAAGGGCCGCCGCTCTGGCACGGAAAACGTGCCGGGGGCCTATGCCTTCGCCAAGGCGCTGGAGGCCTGTCTGGCCGATCCTGACAAGTGGAAGCAGATCGAAATCTGGCGTGACCGGCTTGAATCGCAATTGCAGGAAATGGACCCAAGTATCTGTTTCCTTGGCAAGAATGCGCCGCGCACGCCGAACACATCGGCCATCTGCCTGCCGGGCTGGGAAGGTGGCATGCAGGTCATCGCGCTGGATCTGTCCGGCATTTGCGTCAGTTCCGGCTCGGCCTGTTCATCGGGCAAGACCGGCGTGTCGAAGACATGGTCGTCGATGATGTGCGAGAAGACGGCCAATTGCACGATTCGTGTCAGCCTGGGCTGGAATTCGACCGAAGCGGATGTCGAAGCCTTTGTGAAGGCCTGGTCAGCGGAATTTGCGCGGGTCAAACCGCGTCTCAAGGAAATCGCCTGA
- the sufB gene encoding Fe-S cluster assembly protein SufB, with translation MTTFKEELSKAGVIFMSISEAMREYPELVQKYLGTVVPVTDNTTPRSMRQCLPMGLCLRAQGRSLPDGAVDLFPHQCEKNTGQFERTLIIAEDGAYVSYLEGCTAPQRDENQLHAAVVELIAMDDAEIKYSTVQNWYPGDKDGKGGIYNFVTKRGDCRGKNSKISWTQVETGSAITWKYPSCILRGDGSRGEFYSIAVSNGYQQIDSGTKMIHLGKNTSSRIISKGISAGHSSNTYRGQVSAHRKASNARNFTQCDSLLIGDQCGAHTVPYIEAKNSTAQFEHEATTSKIAEDQLFYARQRGLDEETATALLVNGFVREVLQELPMEFAVEAQQLLKVSLEGSVG, from the coding sequence GTGACCACCTTCAAGGAAGAGCTGTCGAAGGCCGGCGTGATCTTCATGTCGATCTCCGAAGCGATGCGTGAGTATCCGGAACTGGTGCAGAAATATCTCGGCACCGTGGTTCCGGTCACCGACAATACTACGCCACGCTCAATGCGGCAGTGTTTACCGATGGGTCTTTGTCTACGTGCCCAAGGGCGTTCGCTGCCCGATGGAGCTGTCGACCTATTTCCGCATCAATGCGAGAAGAACACCGGTCAGTTCGAGCGCACTCTGATCATCGCCGAAGATGGCGCCTATGTGTCCTATCTCGAGGGCTGCACAGCGCCGCAGCGCGATGAGAACCAGCTGCATGCCGCCGTGGTCGAGCTGATCGCCATGGATGACGCCGAGATAAAGTACTCGACGGTGCAGAACTGGTATCCGGGCGACAAGGACGGCAAGGGCGGGATCTACAATTTCGTCACCAAGCGGGGCGATTGCCGCGGCAAGAACTCGAAAATCTCCTGGACCCAGGTCGAGACCGGTTCAGCGATCACCTGGAAGTACCCTTCGTGCATTTTGCGTGGCGACGGCTCGCGCGGAGAGTTCTACTCGATTGCGGTGTCGAACGGCTATCAGCAGATCGATTCGGGCACCAAGATGATCCATCTGGGCAAGAACACCTCGAGCCGGATTATCTCCAAGGGCATCTCGGCGGGCCATTCGTCCAACACCTATCGCGGCCAGGTCTCGGCCCACCGCAAGGCGTCGAATGCGCGCAATTTCACCCAGTGTGACAGCCTGCTGATAGGTGATCAGTGCGGCGCGCACACGGTGCCCTACATCGAGGCGAAGAACTCGACGGCTCAGTTCGAGCATGAAGCGACCACCTCGAAGATCGCCGAGGATCAGCTCTTCTATGCCCGCCAGCGCGGTCTCGACGAGGAGACTGCCACAGCCCTGCTCGTGAACGGTTTTGTCCGCGAAGTGCTTCAGGAACTGCCGATGGAGTTTGCGGTGGAAGCCCAGCAATTGCTCAAGGTTTCGCTCGAAGGGAGTGTGGGATGA
- the sufC gene encoding Fe-S cluster assembly ATPase SufC, which translates to MLEITNLHATVGDDKPILKGLDLSVPKGEVHAIMGPNGSGKSTLSYVLTGRNGYEVTDGTIIYDGEDVADMAPEERAAKGLFLSFQYPVEIPGVPTLTFMKEALNAQRRARGEDEMSAPDFMKHVREKAKLLNISGDMLKRPVNVGFSGGEKKRLEILQAAVLEPRFLILDETDSGLDIDALKVVSDGVNALRAPERGMLVITHYQRLLDHIAPDVVHVMSDGKIVASGGPELAKELEAEGYDKYVRAA; encoded by the coding sequence ATGCTTGAGATCACAAACCTCCACGCGACTGTCGGTGACGACAAGCCGATCCTGAAAGGCTTGGACCTGTCCGTGCCCAAGGGCGAGGTGCACGCCATTATGGGCCCGAACGGCTCGGGCAAATCGACCCTGTCCTATGTGCTGACCGGCCGGAATGGCTATGAAGTGACGGACGGCACGATCATTTACGATGGCGAGGATGTCGCCGATATGGCGCCGGAAGAACGGGCGGCCAAAGGCCTCTTCCTGTCCTTCCAGTATCCGGTGGAAATCCCCGGCGTGCCGACCCTGACCTTCATGAAGGAAGCGCTGAACGCGCAGCGCCGCGCCCGTGGAGAGGATGAAATGTCCGCACCCGATTTCATGAAGCATGTCCGGGAAAAGGCAAAGCTTCTAAATATTTCTGGCGATATGTTAAAGCGGCCTGTGAATGTCGGCTTCTCGGGCGGCGAAAAGAAACGCTTGGAGATTCTGCAGGCCGCTGTTCTGGAGCCGCGTTTCCTCATTTTGGATGAAACCGATAGCGGGCTGGACATTGACGCGCTGAAAGTTGTCTCCGATGGCGTCAATGCCCTGCGCGCTCCGGAGCGCGGCATGCTGGTCATTACCCACTATCAACGCCTGCTGGATCACATCGCCCCCGACGTCGTCCATGTGATGAGCGACGGGAAGATCGTGGCATCCGGCGGCCCGGAGCTCGCAAAGGAGCTGGAGGCCGAAGGCTACGATAAATATGTGAGGGCGGCCTGA